One stretch of Dissulfurimicrobium hydrothermale DNA includes these proteins:
- a CDS encoding 4Fe-4S dicluster domain-containing protein, translating to MSHTNAEITEGIRAKAAELLSSGEVAVFLGFIEGSIPMTLRPFVARRPEDAERFVWNSFCVMNLANYLPSLLKSLEPPRGLRDPVPAGPLPKVGVVATGCWSRNIVVQMQERQVDRKRLVILGVSSRGMVDRKKVMAMTGGREIFKVEEGEHTLKISGSDYGLEIDRWSVVRDNCKSCVHPDPVIFDYKIGPDSNRKADDRFAQIEVIEAMTVDERWAWFKNEIASCIRCYACRNACPLCYCPTCFVDDSRPQWVGKSIDPTDTALFHILRAFHCAGRCTDCGACESACPMGIKMRLFTKKLEKDVFELFGVEAGLDPLIQPPLVTYRPDDPQGFVIIKEKNKA from the coding sequence ATGTCTCATACAAACGCGGAAATTACAGAAGGAATCAGGGCTAAGGCCGCTGAACTCCTCTCATCCGGCGAGGTAGCGGTCTTCCTGGGATTTATTGAAGGAAGCATCCCTATGACTTTGAGGCCTTTTGTTGCAAGGAGGCCTGAGGATGCAGAAAGGTTCGTTTGGAACAGCTTTTGTGTCATGAACCTTGCAAACTACCTGCCAAGCCTTTTAAAGTCCCTTGAGCCGCCGAGGGGCCTCAGAGACCCTGTACCTGCCGGCCCGCTTCCAAAGGTCGGGGTGGTGGCTACAGGCTGCTGGTCTAGAAATATCGTGGTCCAGATGCAGGAAAGGCAGGTGGACCGCAAAAGGCTTGTGATCCTTGGGGTCTCAAGCCGCGGTATGGTGGACAGAAAGAAGGTCATGGCCATGACCGGTGGCCGCGAGATCTTTAAGGTTGAGGAAGGTGAACATACGCTTAAGATCTCAGGCAGCGATTATGGGCTTGAAATAGACCGCTGGTCAGTGGTACGGGACAATTGCAAGAGCTGTGTTCATCCCGATCCAGTAATATTCGACTATAAGATAGGGCCTGATTCAAACAGAAAGGCCGATGACCGCTTCGCCCAGATAGAAGTGATTGAGGCCATGACAGTGGATGAGCGCTGGGCCTGGTTTAAAAACGAGATAGCCTCATGTATCCGCTGCTATGCCTGCAGAAACGCCTGTCCGCTCTGTTATTGCCCGACATGCTTTGTGGACGATTCAAGGCCCCAGTGGGTTGGAAAGTCGATAGATCCCACGGATACCGCGCTCTTTCACATACTTAGAGCCTTTCACTGCGCAGGGCGCTGCACCGACTGTGGGGCGTGTGAGAGCGCCTGTCCCATGGGCATAAAAATGAGGCTCTTTACCAAGAAGCTCGAAAAAGATGTATTTGAACTCTTTGGCGTCGAGGCCGGGCTTGATCCGTTGATTCAGCCCCCGCTTGTCACCTACAGGCCTGATGACCCGCAGGGGTTTGTGATAATCAAGGAGAAGAACAAGGCATGA
- a CDS encoding hydrogenase iron-sulfur subunit, with amino-acid sequence MACREIASVDWEPRIVAFLCNWCSYAGADLAGVSRFQYPPSIRIIRVPCSGCISPNMILDALKAGADGVLVSGCHPGDCHYISGNLYARRRFALFKNFLEFIGIEPGRVNFSWVSASEGGQFADVVKEVTGLVKALGPQKRLVKGIGG; translated from the coding sequence ATGGCCTGCAGGGAGATAGCATCTGTAGATTGGGAGCCAAGGATCGTCGCCTTTTTGTGCAACTGGTGCAGCTATGCAGGGGCTGATCTTGCCGGGGTAAGCCGGTTTCAGTATCCGCCTAGCATCAGGATAATTAGGGTTCCATGTTCGGGGTGCATCTCGCCGAATATGATCCTCGATGCCCTGAAGGCCGGTGCCGACGGGGTGTTGGTGTCCGGTTGTCACCCAGGCGACTGCCACTATATAAGTGGCAACTTATATGCGAGGCGCCGTTTTGCCCTGTTTAAGAATTTTCTTGAATTTATCGGCATAGAGCCTGGCAGGGTCAATTTCTCATGGGTCTCCGCCTCTGAAGGCGGGCAGTTCGCTGATGTGGTGAAGGAGGTGACCGGGCTCGTGAAGGCCCTCGGGCCTCAAAAGAGGTTAGTGAAAGGAATTGGTGGGTAG
- a CDS encoding FAD-dependent oxidoreductase: MLMNPRGSVLVVGGGIAGVQAALDLAESGYYVHLVERRPAIGGAMAKLDKTFPTNDCSACILSPKLVECGRNLNINLLTLSELISLDGEPGDFKAVVRQHPRYVDTTKCIACGLCAEKCPKKTKNGFNMGLSERKAVYLMYPQAVPLKYAIDPDECIWLKRPGRCGACANVCPAGAINFDDVPKDHVFEVGSVVLALGFSLFDPSGLDFTGYRRIPNVVTAMEFERLLSPSGPCLGRMERPSDGKEPRRIAWLQCVGSRDTNRACRGYCSSVCCMYAIKQALIAREHAGGALDAHIFFMDIRTHGKGFEAYYNRAVQEGVRFHRSKVHSVIPADEGTLLIRYADEAGRMCEEEFDLVVLSVGMELNHEAVALIDRLGVGFNKDGFVLTSPFSPVSTSRPGVFVCGAAQEPKDIPQSVMEASAAALEAGRLLSPARWTETKAKEFPPERNVRPEPPRIGVFVCHCGINIASVVDVKAVTEYARGLPGVVFAQDNLFTCSQDTINQMAETIRRERLNRVVVASCSPRTHEPLFQETLREAGINKHLFEMANIRDQDSWVHRDEPQKATRKAMDLVRMAVAKVRGDGPLPYSSVPVTKSALVVGAGVAGMTAAVAIADQGFKVFIVERKDRLGGHARKFYRTWQGFEVQPYLEELAKTVSSHPNIELHLKSTVTEAFGSVGRFKTSLSDGSVIEHGVAIIAIGGESFKPREGKWNYLYGRHPAVHTLLELDRRFIAADEGLNGLSQAVFIHCVGSRVPERPYCSRVCCTHAIDQALKLKELNPEMAIFMLYRDIRTYGMRERLYEEARAKGIIFVRYDLDHLPEVSDDGGRLVVKAHDMILDRPVMFHPDLLVLASGVVPRDDAGGLAGFFKCAMDQDGFLLEAHMKLRPVDFATEGVFLAGLCHYPKPMDESIAQAKAAAARAVTILSRDAVSVESMTAYVDTAKCTGCAVCTQICPYAAINIDQDTGRAVVDIGLCKGCGACAASCRSGAVSVKNLGNEQIMAAIESAMDMADVW; encoded by the coding sequence ATGCTGATGAATCCCAGGGGATCTGTGCTTGTGGTTGGCGGGGGGATTGCAGGGGTTCAGGCCGCGCTGGATCTTGCGGAGAGCGGCTATTATGTGCATCTGGTTGAGCGGCGTCCTGCGATAGGCGGGGCTATGGCCAAGCTTGACAAGACATTTCCTACAAACGACTGCTCGGCCTGCATACTATCTCCAAAGCTCGTTGAGTGCGGGCGCAATCTGAATATCAATCTCCTTACGCTTTCCGAACTTATAAGTCTAGATGGCGAGCCAGGGGATTTCAAGGCCGTTGTCCGGCAACATCCAAGATATGTGGATACAACCAAGTGCATAGCATGTGGGCTGTGTGCTGAAAAATGCCCCAAAAAGACAAAAAATGGGTTTAATATGGGCCTTTCCGAGAGAAAGGCTGTGTATCTCATGTATCCGCAGGCCGTGCCACTCAAATACGCCATTGATCCGGATGAATGCATCTGGCTCAAGAGGCCTGGCCGTTGCGGGGCGTGTGCAAATGTATGTCCGGCAGGGGCGATCAATTTTGATGACGTCCCGAAAGATCATGTGTTTGAAGTGGGCTCTGTGGTCTTGGCCCTTGGGTTTTCCCTGTTTGATCCGTCAGGACTTGATTTTACAGGTTATAGGCGTATTCCAAACGTGGTCACGGCCATGGAGTTTGAACGACTACTAAGTCCTTCCGGGCCATGTTTGGGGCGCATGGAACGGCCTTCTGACGGGAAAGAACCAAGGCGCATAGCCTGGCTTCAGTGTGTTGGTTCTAGGGATACGAACAGGGCCTGTCGCGGCTACTGTTCGTCCGTCTGCTGCATGTACGCCATAAAACAGGCGCTTATCGCAAGGGAACATGCTGGCGGTGCACTAGATGCACATATATTTTTCATGGACATACGTACCCACGGCAAGGGTTTTGAGGCCTATTACAATCGCGCTGTACAAGAAGGGGTTAGATTCCACAGATCAAAGGTGCACAGCGTTATACCTGCAGACGAAGGCACTCTATTGATCCGCTATGCCGATGAGGCCGGCAGGATGTGCGAGGAGGAATTTGACCTTGTGGTTTTGTCTGTGGGGATGGAATTGAATCATGAGGCCGTCGCCCTCATAGACAGGCTCGGGGTTGGGTTCAATAAAGACGGCTTTGTGCTTACTTCGCCGTTCTCCCCTGTCTCTACGAGCCGTCCAGGGGTCTTTGTGTGCGGGGCCGCCCAGGAGCCAAAGGATATCCCCCAGTCGGTCATGGAGGCAAGCGCCGCCGCACTTGAGGCAGGAAGGCTTCTTTCGCCCGCTAGATGGACTGAGACAAAGGCAAAGGAATTTCCGCCCGAGCGTAATGTGCGCCCTGAACCGCCAAGGATCGGGGTCTTTGTCTGCCACTGTGGTATTAATATAGCAAGCGTCGTGGACGTGAAGGCCGTTACCGAGTATGCCCGCGGGCTTCCCGGCGTTGTATTCGCACAGGACAACCTCTTTACCTGCTCGCAGGACACCATAAACCAGATGGCGGAGACTATCCGCAGGGAGCGCCTGAACCGCGTGGTGGTGGCGTCGTGCAGCCCTCGAACCCATGAACCCCTCTTTCAGGAGACCCTGAGGGAGGCAGGGATCAACAAGCACCTCTTTGAGATGGCCAACATCCGTGACCAGGATTCGTGGGTTCACAGGGATGAACCTCAAAAGGCCACACGAAAGGCCATGGACCTCGTCCGGATGGCGGTTGCAAAGGTGAGGGGGGATGGGCCCTTGCCTTATAGCAGCGTTCCGGTTACAAAATCGGCGCTAGTGGTGGGTGCAGGCGTAGCGGGCATGACTGCAGCCGTTGCGATCGCGGACCAAGGTTTCAAGGTCTTTATAGTCGAGCGTAAAGACAGGCTTGGGGGTCATGCAAGGAAGTTTTATCGCACATGGCAGGGATTTGAGGTCCAGCCCTATCTTGAGGAGCTTGCAAAGACTGTCTCTTCTCACCCCAATATAGAACTTCATCTTAAATCTACTGTAACAGAGGCGTTCGGCTCTGTGGGCAGGTTCAAGACGAGCCTTTCCGACGGAAGCGTCATTGAGCACGGCGTGGCCATAATTGCAATCGGCGGAGAGTCCTTTAAGCCAAGGGAGGGCAAATGGAATTACCTTTATGGCAGGCATCCTGCGGTGCATACGCTCCTGGAGCTTGACAGGCGTTTTATAGCAGCTGATGAGGGCTTGAATGGGCTTTCGCAGGCCGTTTTCATACACTGTGTGGGTTCAAGGGTGCCTGAGCGTCCCTATTGCAGCCGTGTCTGTTGCACGCATGCCATAGATCAGGCGTTGAAACTCAAAGAGCTGAACCCTGAGATGGCAATATTCATGCTCTATCGCGATATCCGCACCTATGGGATGCGCGAGCGATTGTATGAAGAGGCCAGGGCAAAGGGGATCATTTTTGTCCGCTACGACCTCGATCACCTCCCAGAGGTGAGTGATGACGGCGGAAGGCTTGTGGTCAAGGCCCATGACATGATCCTTGATAGGCCCGTGATGTTCCATCCTGATCTCCTGGTGCTTGCCTCCGGCGTGGTCCCGCGTGATGACGCGGGCGGGCTTGCCGGGTTTTTTAAATGCGCCATGGATCAGGATGGGTTTTTGCTTGAGGCGCACATGAAACTGAGGCCCGTGGACTTTGCCACAGAAGGGGTCTTTCTTGCAGGTCTTTGCCACTATCCAAAGCCGATGGATGAATCCATCGCCCAGGCAAAGGCCGCTGCAGCCCGTGCCGTTACTATACTTTCGAGAGACGCCGTGTCGGTTGAGTCCATGACCGCATATGTGGATACGGCTAAGTGTACTGGATGCGCGGTCTGTACCCAGATCTGTCCGTATGCGGCTATCAATATAGACCAAGATACAGGTAGGGCTGTGGTCGATATCGGATTGTGCAAGGGCTGCGGGGCGTGTGCGGCCTCTTGCCGTTCTGGTGCCGTAAGCGTTAAAAATCTAGGCAACGAGCAGATAATGGCCGCGATAGAATCCGCGATGGATATGGCGGATGTTTGGTAA
- a CDS encoding (Fe-S)-binding protein — translation MFYATLEGLRRFNISHRFEFLSIISLYAKWIREGRLKVDSSWNKDGLKFTVQDPCKLVRQGLGDAVADDLRFVVKQVAGEANFIEVWPNRSNNYCCGGGGGALQSGFAKNRREYGKVKFEQLKKTGADVVITPCHNCHTQIKDICDFYGGGWQTTHLWNWIVRALKR, via the coding sequence ATGTTTTATGCGACCCTGGAGGGGTTGCGCAGGTTCAACATCTCGCACAGGTTTGAATTTTTGAGCATTATAAGCCTTTACGCCAAATGGATAAGGGAGGGGAGGCTCAAAGTAGATTCGTCATGGAACAAAGATGGTCTTAAGTTTACAGTGCAAGACCCATGTAAGCTCGTCAGGCAGGGCCTTGGAGATGCAGTGGCCGATGACCTTAGATTTGTCGTGAAGCAGGTTGCAGGCGAGGCAAATTTCATAGAGGTATGGCCCAACAGATCCAACAACTACTGCTGCGGCGGGGGAGGCGGGGCGCTTCAGTCCGGGTTTGCAAAGAACCGTAGGGAGTACGGCAAGGTCAAGTTCGAGCAGCTGAAAAAGACTGGGGCTGATGTGGTAATAACGCCGTGCCATAACTGTCACACCCAAATAAAAGATATCTGCGATTTTTATGGCGGCGGCTGGCAAACTACCCATCTTTGGAACTGGATAGTAAGGGCGCTTAAGAGGTGA